TTGCTTCCAGCTCCTGCGTTCACATAAGCCAGGTACTCCAGGCTTCTTCAATTTTTCACTTACTGGCTACGAATCATGAGTACGACACCTAAACGAAATAATCAAATCACTGTCAGGTTTACTGACTTTGAGGAAGGCTTTCTCACTTGGTATGCAATGCACATCGATTGCGATAGAGCCAACAGTATTAGGCATGTCTTGAGTTCCTTCCTGGCAGACCATGATCAACTGGTAGCTCGTTATCTTGAGGAGAAGAAGTGAACATGGAAGACGACATCTGGCAACGTAAGCATGAAGAGCAGGTAGAAGAAGAAGAGCTCACTCAAATCCTGATCGCAAGAAAGGAGCTTGAGAAGATGCTTCTACCTTCTGTACTACGGGAGGTTGTCGATAAAGCAGATTGATAGATGGTTGTCAGACAAAGACACTAGAAGATATCAATGCTATAACCGTTAAAGACTCCTGAAACCTATGTCAGAAGAACAACTCAAAGCCTTCCTGGAGAAGGTCAAAGCAGACACCAGCCTTCAGGAGAAACTCAAAGCTGCTGCTGATTCAGACGCAGTTCTTGCGATTGCAAAAGAGGCTGGCTTTAGCATCTCTGCTGATGACTTGAAGAACGCTCAATCAAAGGTTTCAGAAGAAGAGCTTGAAAATGCATCTGGGGGGAAGGTCACTGGTGTCTCGACTGGACAGAGGTGCACTGTGTTAATATGCTGGTGTGTGTAGGGGGGTCACTGGCTGTGCCACTGACATATGTTACCCATCACTGTGTTGCTAGAAGATCAGGACTGCCGTTAGAGATTGACCACAGCCAATACACTCAAACCCCCTGCATTGACAGGGTTTTTTTATTTCTTCAATCTCGCCAGTAATCCCACAAATCAGCCTTCAATACCTGGCACCATTATCCATAAAACAGTCAAAGCTTTCACACGCCCAGCCGCCTAATCAATCCACAAAAAATACAAGACACAGCAAATAAAGCCTCAGCTTTCTTTAGTCCTATATCTATTCATATCCACTCAACGCAACTGCCAAAACCTTCGCTCCCTATCACCATCACGGATGCCATTTGCCCGTCTAAATCTCACCGCAACTTGATACCACTCCTCTGGGATTTGATTGAGCCGAACATCAAAAGCAAAAGGGAGTTGCTGTTGCCCTGGTGAGACCCGTTTCTTCTTGCTTCTACTGCTCCCAACCAATCGCTTCAGCATCCTTGAGCCCCAATGGCACTTAGCCCCTCCCTTGGCGTGATGGCGATACTTCTGGCAGAACCGCCCAGGCTCACCAAACAGCGTCTCGTTTTGCGGCGAACGCCTGCGGTAGCCGTGGCAGGCAGGTTCGTCCTGTGAATACGCCTCCGTTTCCACAATCACGCCCCACAACACCCCTCCATCGCTCTGGCGTTTCACCAGCCGACAGCCCACCAAGTCAGGTCCCACCACCTCTGCAGGGCGGCAGAAGAAGGATTGAGGTAGAGCTGGGAAATCGTTGGCGATGTGCTGGGTGGCTATGGGCGTGGCTGGAGCGACAACCTTCTTCACTGAAGTCTGACAATGCAGCCTGCAGAAGAGACAATTGAATTATCTACATTCTTTCCCTTATGTCAGAAGAACAACTCAAGGCATTCCTCGAAAAAGTCAAAGGCGACTCCAGTCTTCAGGAAAAGCTCAAAGCAGCCGCTGATGTTGACGCAGCTCTTGCAATTGCGAAAGAGGCTGGGTTTAGTATTTCTGCTGATGACGTTCGGACGTCAATTTCAGATGAGGAACTTGAAGGCGCGGCTGGGGGTGGTTACGACTGCACTAGGGAAGACTGGTCCTGCAACCCCGACTGCATTCGATAGACGTTCGCAAGCCCAGACTTACACACCCACGAAAGCCCCTGCATTGACAGGGGTTTTTTATTGCTTCAATGGTCTGACTGACCCCATAAATCAGCCTTCAATACCTGGCACCATTATCCATAAAACAGTCACTAGTTTCACCCATCCAACCGCCTAATCCATCCACAAAAAATACAAGGCACAGCGAATAAAGCCTCCGCATTCTTTAACCTTACATCTACTTATATCTCCTCAACGCAACTGCCAAAACCTTCGCTCCCTATCACCATCACGGATGCCATTCGCCCGTCTAAATCTCACCGCAACCTGATGCCACTCCTCTGGGATTTGATTGAGCCGCACATCAAATACAAACGGCACTCAAAGCCTTCTTGGAGAAGGTCAAAGCAGACACCAGCCTTCAGGAGAAGCTGAAAGCTGCAGCTAATACTGATGCAGTTCTTGCGATTGCGAAAGAGGCTGGGTTTAAGATTTCTGCTGAAGACTTGAAGAACGCTCAAGTCACAGAGCTTTCAGATGAGGAATTGGAGGGCGCAGCTGGAGGGAGGTGTGCTTGCAAAGACTTTTACTCTGTGCCAACTGTTGAGGGTTAGCCTACCTGCGTTCTCAAGCCTACACACCCGCGAAAGCCCCTGCATTGACAGGGCTTTTGCTTCAATGCTACGAGAGTCTCTTGACAAAAAGGGTAATGGTTAAAATGAATATAGTCTTGGTTATCTCTTCTCAAACCGTCAAGATAGATCTAATTCCAAGACACATTATTTGTTGCTGATTGTTAGGATTAAAAGAGCAAAAGAGTTAAGTTCATTTGCTTTTGCTCAAGGATAGAGAGAAGCTCGACGCATGCACTCGTCGGGCTTTTCTTTTGTCCAAGGTTAAGCAGCGACAAGCTCTCGTTGCACTGCAAGTTCATCAGGGTCAACGCCATCCATGATCAGTTTGACGTCTTTAATTAGTTGAACCTTGTCTTTACTGCTGTTATCAATCGTGTCGAGAATATTGATGAGCTCAATAGTGTAAAGAGAAAAGGAGAAGTCATCCTCGTATAAATCGTAGTCAGTGTTGTCGAGGTCCTCACCGAAGGTTTGCTCGAGAGCTGACTGTGCATCAACGCCCATGGCATAGAAGCTCATGTCCCAGATGAGTTGTGCTTCAGGAGCCATAACCATCGTGTGTTTTTCTGCAGAGACAACAACCCAGTCGTGCTCTGGCATTAGCTCACGAGCCAGCATCAGGTCGTAGCCAGCACGCCAGTGACAACCTGCTGCCATTACAAACTGGTGATAGTTCGGCCTACGCCCTGGTGGGAGGAAACAGTCCCAGTCCATGGTCACCACCTGCCAAGGCAGTAGATACTTCTCGTCTTTCAAGGGACGACGTGGTTCTACATACCTGTCGAAGTTGTAATTCTCTAGGCATTCCCACCTCTTCACCGCATCGAAGGCCAAGCATGCACGGTGAACCTCACGGCGCACACGTTCAGAGCGGAGCAGCTTATTCAGTTTCCTTGCGAATAGAAGCGGGTTGATGATCTTGTATTGAGCGAAGTCTTTCTTGAGTTGTTCTGTTGTAAGTAGTTCTGTAATTGGTTTCATTTGCATTCTTATTTATACTATTAGTCTAGCTATAGATTGTATCTTTTGTGGATATTAATAGCGTCATTGTCGGTTGCATTTCAGTCACATTTGCAAGAGTAATCACACTACATGTGTAGCGTAATGTTTGCAAAGAGATAAGATCGTATTCCTTGAAATCCCAGTGAGTCGCTAGCATCTTGAGTGATAATGTCTGGTGGATAGCACTACCTTGTTATTAGGTTTATCACTACACAAATAATCCCCAATTAAATATAAGCAGTAGCTATAGTTAATTGGTACTCGTGATAATTAAAAATGAGCGATTCTATTTTTAATGATAAGCAGCTTCAGCTCCTCGCTTCCATTTACGTATCAAATCTTGTCCAGGCACAACCTGTCAATGTGCTTCTCCAGGTTTGTACAAGCGCACTGCTTCAGAATTACCAGGATCTGAATAGCTATGACTTAAAGGACAGGATTGTTAGTGAAGCAAACATTGAGACCTGGAACAATCTGGTGGAGCGTCTGAAGTCAATCGAAGCTGCAGCCGCACAAGACACAGCTACCGAAGCTGAAGCAGATGAAGCACCCGCAGTGGCTGCGACTTGAAGCTTTAGTAGATGAGTCGATGGTCGTGAGTGCTTGACGGTGCTGTGCTGCTACAGATCAGACATACCACCGTCACGCATTCGAGAGAGGAGTATCTGGAACTGCTCTTGCATCTTTGCTGGACGTTCCTCTATATCTTTTTGATATTGCTGCTCCCACTTTTCATAGTGCTCGTCACTCGGTGGTTCACCATTCTGCTCTTCATACTTCTCGCATTTGACATCAGCAGTAACAGGCAAGGGCCATACCTTTTCCTCGGGGAGTGAATACATATTGAACCCAATAGGATCGTCCAAGGATTCACCACTCAAAACGTGGTCGATCGTCTCCTCTTCACCTTGAATGCTCTGGATCATCGAGACCCAGCCGATGAAGTCCTCCCTTTCAGATGGTCGTAAAGCAAACTCATTATAGGCGAATGCTCCGTAACCACCAGACGAAAGTACAAAGTAATTATCTTCTAGCTTGCTTTCTTTATCGTCGATAGTCACGCCATATTCATTGAAGCCTTCTTCGCAGTGAGCATCAGCAAGGCCACCAGGGAAGGGCTCTGTTGTTTTGCTTTCAGATAAGAGTCTGTTAAACACACGAAGGGCTACATCTTCTGACTCGAATACCATTGCTAGCTTATGTTCACACGTAAGACCCATTGCATTTAATCATCAGTCTTTAAAGACTAGCTATGTAGACAACTGATGCTGTCAAAGATACGCAACTTAAAAGCACACGTCTTTATGTTTGCATAATGATTGCCATGGAAGCTCCTCGCTCAATCCTGATTCTCTCGGCGTTCCCTCGAACTCTGCGGATGTTAAATCTTCAGTAGGCTCGGCAACTGACAAACCTTCTCCAGCTGGTATGACAACTCGCTTGTAAACCTGCCCTCCAGCTACATGGATGTAGTCTCCATCTGAAGAAACAGTATGGTCTGAAGTAGGTGAGCCGTAGTCTACTTTCTTTTGTGCTTTCTTTTAAGCAGGCATATGTATTGCATTGGTTACCGATATAATCTAACAAGATTGATTGTCGTGTTATCTCTGGCGACGATGTCTCCGAGCGTTAGGCGAGAAGAAGGTGAAGGCTGGTAGACGCTCAAGCTTTTCTACGTCGCGCTTTTCTTCTATCTCTTCGAGTTCATTCATTAAATCATCTCCCTTGCGTGCGAATTCTTCTCTTGCCCTAGCGACTTGTTCAGGATCCCACTGCTCTTCGTACTTGTGCAGCATCTCCTCGAGAGCCTTGTAGATTTCGCGGTATTTAGGCGGGTGTCCTTGTGGTGATGATGAGGCTGCGTATACCTTTGACAACAGTTGAATTAACGAAGTCATCTCTCCGCAGCTGTCATCTCTTACCGAGTGAGAGACAGTTCGAATAAATTCAAAGCGAGAGCAGACGTTTTCAAGTAACCACTGTTGTCGAGCGATATCGTTGTTGTTTGCTTCACTCAACGTTGCAAGGTACATCTTTGCCATTGCTTCTTCTCGCTATGCCTGACTTACTCATAACTCTTTGCTGCAGTGAACCACAAGCAAAGTGTCCAGCCGCTCAAGCTGAACACACGAGTAGAGGGTTGAGTCAGAGAGCAAGCGTTCCTTGGAAGAAGTCTGTGTCAGAAACGTCGTCGGGAATAAGTCGAGCTTTTCTTAAATCAGCAACTAGCTCGGGGGTGTTCTCGTATTCCTCTTTCTTGTTTCCGTATCGCTTATGGCCTGCTGCTTTGAGGTTGGCGTGGACCCGTCCCTCTTCAGTCTTGGAGACGCCATAGGTTTTCGCCATCAAGATCCATTCACCACCAGCTTTTGACTCATGGGTTTTGATGCGCTCATCAAGGTCACTGCCCCAGCCAACATTCAGGTACAGCCCGTTCGGAAGCTTCATCACGTACATACCCTGCTGATCCTTTTCAAGAATCCTGTTGATGTCGAGCCTCATCCGCTCACGTTCGATCGCGGCTTTCTCGTTAACAGCAGCCTGGCGTTGGTTAACCACTGCCTGCTCTTCTGAAATTCCCACGGCTTTAACAGTGCCCTGATGGCTTGACCTGTAGGAGGTGTGCTGACTTGACTTGGAAGGGAGGCCCATCGCTTCGCGCATCCTGCGCTCTGGCCCGAGAAGCTTCTCTTCTATTTTGCGCATGGGAGCAACCAGCTCCTCGATCTCCAGCATCGGGGCAGTGATCCGATCGATCTGCTCTTGCAGTGCGTACAAACCCTTCATGAGTTCGAGATCAAGTGACCCTTCATTTTAGGCACTGCAGATGGAGTCTCAACCCCCTACGGCACTAGGGCTAGTGTCATCCCCTTCAGCAGTCAGGGGAAGGGATACATCTCGATGTCACGGTCAGGACTGTTGGCCATGGCGTTGATCAGGCCCAAGGTAGACACACCTGCAGAGGTCAGGCCTCCTGACATCAGCGCGTTCTCCATTGCTTGCTTCTCAATGGCGTTGTCGAGAAGGCCGATCTTGCTGACAACTTTCTCTGGCCCGAATCGATCCTCAAGCTGACCGATCCTTTCAACGTACCTACGGCTAGGCAATCGTGAGGTTCTGTGAGCAATAGCTCCTGCACCTACACCAGCTCCTGCAGCGAGGAGGCCTAGAGCAGCAGGCGTGATTGCTGACCCAACA
Above is a window of Synechococcus sp. BIOS-E4-1 DNA encoding:
- a CDS encoding Nif11-like leader peptide family natural product precursor; its protein translation is MSEEQLKAFLEKVKADTSLQEKLKAAADSDAVLAIAKEAGFSISADDLKNAQSKVSEEELENASGGKVTGVSTGQRCTVLICWCV
- a CDS encoding DNA-3-methyladenine glycosylase, whose protein sequence is MKKVVAPATPIATQHIANDFPALPQSFFCRPAEVVGPDLVGCRLVKRQSDGGVLWGVIVETEAYSQDEPACHGYRRRSPQNETLFGEPGRFCQKYRHHAKGGAKCHWGSRMLKRLVGSSRSKKKRVSPGQQQLPFAFDVRLNQIPEEWYQVAVRFRRANGIRDGDRERRFWQLR
- a CDS encoding Nif11-like leader peptide family natural product precursor; protein product: MSEEQLKAFLEKVKGDSSLQEKLKAAADVDAALAIAKEAGFSISADDVRTSISDEELEGAAGGGYDCTREDWSCNPDCIR
- a CDS encoding Nif11-like leader peptide family natural product precursor, with product MQTALKAFLEKVKADTSLQEKLKAAANTDAVLAIAKEAGFKISAEDLKNAQVTELSDEELEGAAGGRCACKDFYSVPTVEG